A single genomic interval of Polyangium spumosum harbors:
- a CDS encoding RNA polymerase sigma factor → MKEGRSHAEEARDIEELLAAGNHREALARCARVYAAPIGRLCMAFTGSQADSEELVQETLLAAYDAFPTYRAEGSVRAFLFGIARRICGRFSETQARQKARLRLVHDTSSGRADAGELALEKERASRAREALAKLKPSEREALVLRYDAGLSFREVAQACGIDEAAARKRVSRALGKMRAEIGEE, encoded by the coding sequence ATGAAAGAAGGCCGATCGCACGCCGAGGAGGCGCGCGACATCGAGGAGCTCCTCGCGGCGGGCAACCATCGCGAGGCGCTCGCGCGGTGCGCCCGGGTCTACGCAGCGCCGATCGGTCGGCTTTGCATGGCCTTCACGGGCTCGCAAGCGGACAGCGAGGAGCTCGTGCAAGAGACCTTGCTGGCCGCGTACGACGCGTTCCCGACGTACCGGGCGGAAGGCAGCGTGCGTGCGTTCCTGTTCGGGATCGCGCGTCGCATCTGCGGTCGGTTCTCCGAGACGCAGGCGCGGCAGAAGGCGCGGCTCCGGCTGGTGCACGACACGTCGTCGGGCCGCGCGGACGCAGGGGAGCTCGCGCTGGAGAAGGAGCGGGCGAGCCGCGCGCGCGAGGCGCTCGCGAAGCTCAAGCCGAGCGAGCGGGAGGCCTTGGTGCTTCGGTACGACGCGGGGCTCAGCTTCCGCGAGGTGGCCCAGGCGTGCGGGATCGACGAGGCCGCGGCGCGCAAACGCGTGAGCCGCGCGCTCGGGAAGATGCGGGCGGAGATCGGCGAGGAGTGA